A stretch of DNA from Deferribacterota bacterium:
TGGTTTACAAATATTTATTTCCTCTTTAATTAAGCCTTTTGCCTTTTTAACCCATAATGGATCTGCAAAAAGCACCCTACCTAACCCTATCAGATCTGCTTTGCCATCAACTAAAATACTATCAGCAAATGCTGGGGTTTGTATTCTACCAGCTGTTATTACAGTAATATCTACTAATGATTTTTTTATTTTTTCTGCATATTCTACCATAAATCCCATCTTTTTATCTCTTTCTCTAATTTCTGGTAAAGCAAATGATTCATGCGTACCGGCAGTAACAGACATGTAATCTATGCCTAATTCATATAGTTTTTTTGCAAATACCATAGATTCATCTAAGGTTAATCCACCTGGCATCCATTCATCAGCTAAAAACCTATAACCTATAAGGTAATCACTTCCAACAGCTTTTCTAACTGCTTCAACAACTTCA
This window harbors:
- a CDS encoding NADH:flavin oxidoreductase, whose product is VELHGGTGYLLAQFLSPLSNKRTDEYGGTLEKRMRFPIEVVEAVRKAVGSDYLIGYRFLADEWMPGGLTLDESMVFAKKLYELGIDYMSVTAGTHESFALPEIRERDKKMGFMVEYAEKIKKSLVDITVITAGRIQTPAFADSILVDGKADLIGLGRVLFADPLWVKKAKGLIKEEINICKPTCNMCTELVKKGKSAVCINYPKEKREKFLK